Genomic DNA from Macadamia integrifolia cultivar HAES 741 chromosome 6, SCU_Mint_v3, whole genome shotgun sequence:
CATTGGTTATGGGTCCCCGAACAAGGCCAACTCATACAGTGTACACGGCAGTGCTTTGGGTGCAAAAGAAGTGGATGCGACAAGACAGAACCTTGGATGGCCTCATGAGCCTTTCCATGTTCCTGAGGAAGTGAAGAAGTAACTAAAATTGGCTTACCCCCTATTCTTGCCACTTGATTTCATTTGACGTATTGCAATGGTTCCTGAATGAATTTTGTCACTTTTATTTCACAGACACTGGAGCCGCCACATTCCTGGGGGTGCTTCCCTTGAAGCTGAATGGAATGCCAAGTTTGCAGAGTATGAGAAGAAATATAAGGAGGAAGCTGCAGAATTGAAGTCCATTGCTAATGGTGAACTTCCTGCTGGTTGGGAGAAGGCTCTTCCGGTGAGTATCATCGGTCAATTTGTTTGTTCTTGGTTGTTCCTTTTTGTGTCTCGTTTATGCTCATCTTGGTTGAGAATATTGCTAAAGGCCATGCCACTTGTTTGCTTGCTCCCAGACTTACACTCCAGAGAGCCCCGCAGACGCCACCAGAAATCTGTCTCAACAATGCCTCAATGCTCTTGCAAAAGTTCTCCCTGGTTTACTTGGTGGTAGTGCTGATCTTGCATCCTCTAATATGACCTTACTAAAGATGTTCGGGGACTTTCAAAAGAGCACCCCAGAGGAGAGGAATGTCCGTTTTGGTGTTAGGGAGCATAGCATGGGTGCAATCGGCAATGGCATTGCCCTCCACAGCCCTGGTCTTATCCCCTATTGTGCTACCTTTTTTGTGTTCACTGACTACATGAGGGCTGCAATTAGGATCTCTGCTTTGTGCGAGGCTGGAGTCATTTATGTGATGACCCACGATTCAATTGGTCTTGGAGAGGATGGGCCAACCCATCAGCCAATTGAGCATTTGGCTAGCTTCAGGGCTATGCCTAACATCTTGATGCTCCGCCCTGCAGATGGGAATGAGACTGCGGGTGCATACAAGGTTGCAGTTCTCAACAGGAAGAGACCATCAATCCTGGCCCTGTCTCGTCAAAAGCTTCCCCATCTTCCTGGAACTTCAGTGGAAGGAGTTGAGAAGGGAGGGTACACTATATCAGATAATTCTTCAGGAAACAAGCCAGATGTTATCTTGATTGGTACTGGTTCTGAGTTGGAGATTGCTGCTAAGGCTGCCGATGAGCTCCGAAAGGAAGGGAAAGCTGTCCGAGTTGTCTCTTTTGTAAGCTGGGAGTTGTTTGATGATCAGTCAGACGAATACAAGGAGAGTGTCCTTCCATCTGCTGTTACAGCCAGAGTAAGCATTGAGGCAGGATCAACATTTGGATGGGGGAAGATTGTGGGTACCGAGGGGAAGTCAATCGGAATTGACAGGTTTGGGGCAAGTGCACCTGCAGGAAAAATATACAAGGAATTCGGTATTACAGCTGAGGCTGTCATTGCAGCAGCCAAAGCACTAAGCTAGGCCTTGTTAGTTGCATTTCGCTACCTTATTTTATTTGGCATTTCGGTTTTGGTTCCAGCATTTCCAAGTTTGAAGATACAATGAAGAAGCCAGAGTTTGGCGAGCCTGCCAGTAAATGGCCTAATGTtataaaataagaagagaacCTTCAATTTGTTTTTCgtctttcctcttattttcaTCGATGGAGAAGTTAAGAGCCTCCAACTTAGAATCAGGAGCAAGAGCCAAGGGTAGAACAATGTTGATGAAAATGTGTAAGAACACTGAATGgatctatttttcatttttgtaatatttCGAAGCTTTAATTATCACGGATTACAACTTTGCCCAGCATGCAATAATGTTCTGTACCAATATTCTGAGGAGCAATGGAACTTGGGTTTTAGATCCAGTGACTGATAGCCTTTAAATGAGCAGATTTGCTGCTCTTTTGCCTTTAATGAAAGGGCTTTCTTTATCCAGTTGATATTTTTCTGGAGATTATTTTGGAGGACTGGAGGAATAATGGATTGTATGTAGTTCAGTAGAAAGGGTATTGGGTGGTGGATTTAAGCCACTGAATGATGCTAAGGTGATCTTGTGGTTTATAAATTGTGTCCGACCAATGCATTTGGTTGAGGCTTGAGGGGTTTGTACTGTGTATTGAATGGGGTCCAACAAGAGAAAAGAGGATGTTGAAAACATTTTTGTGGTTGGTGAGGCTCAGAGAGTCTTAGGTGTACCTATCACTTTATCTTCTGTCTAAAGAGTGACTCACCAAACTAAATTCTTGGTACCCTACCAACTACCAAGAGAGCTTTTCTACCAA
This window encodes:
- the LOC122081854 gene encoding transketolase, chloroplastic; amino-acid sequence: MATSSSLTVSQALVSRTTISHSGSTSHSDCLALPGFRLSTLSGRGIKSQSLRVAGFRKSVSSRSSIRATAVETLDKTETSLVEKSINTIRFLAIDAVEKANSGHPGLPMGCAPMGHILYDEVMKYNPKNPKWFNRDRFVLSAGHGCMLQYALLHLAGFDSVQEEDLKAFRQWGSKTPGHPENFETIGVEVTTGPLGQGVANAVGLALAEKHLAARFNKPDSEIVDHYTYCILGDGCQMEGISNEACSLAGHWGLGKLIAFYDDNHISIDGDTEIAFTEDVNTRFEGLGWHVIWVKNGNTGYDEIRAAIEEAKAVKDKPTLIKVTTTIGYGSPNKANSYSVHGSALGAKEVDATRQNLGWPHEPFHVPEEVKKHWSRHIPGGASLEAEWNAKFAEYEKKYKEEAAELKSIANGELPAGWEKALPTYTPESPADATRNLSQQCLNALAKVLPGLLGGSADLASSNMTLLKMFGDFQKSTPEERNVRFGVREHSMGAIGNGIALHSPGLIPYCATFFVFTDYMRAAIRISALCEAGVIYVMTHDSIGLGEDGPTHQPIEHLASFRAMPNILMLRPADGNETAGAYKVAVLNRKRPSILALSRQKLPHLPGTSVEGVEKGGYTISDNSSGNKPDVILIGTGSELEIAAKAADELRKEGKAVRVVSFVSWELFDDQSDEYKESVLPSAVTARVSIEAGSTFGWGKIVGTEGKSIGIDRFGASAPAGKIYKEFGITAEAVIAAAKALS